A genomic stretch from Aedes albopictus strain Foshan chromosome 2, AalbF5, whole genome shotgun sequence includes:
- the LOC134286224 gene encoding uncharacterized protein LOC134286224, whose translation MVFDPLGLISHFLMFLRSLLQEIWRASVDWDEQIHDCHFDKWLVWLRFLPRVADIKIPRCYRTVTSAEEGTIVQMHTFVDASENGFAAVVYLRFQEGNTVECTLAGAKTRVAPLKFLSIPRSELQAAVIGTRLADSIQESLSIKVQRRFFWTDSRDVMCWLHSDHRRYSQYVGVRISEVLETTPLRDWRWVPTKLNVADDGNKWKGSPDFSASSRWLHGPEFLREPEEKWPISPQPVKTTVTELRPHLHLHFQTLESIIDTSRFSRWLCLLKTTAYVFRAIRNMLRTIRQSPKAYGPLSRDELIMAESYLYKIAQRCTYEDEIAILSTKQEPSSKEISRSSSLYRLCPFMDEKGVLRIRGRTSACQFIDNSIVNPIILPREHSVTKLIVLDVHQRFLHQNHETAINELKQRYYISRLKAIYKSVRNNCQVCKNERACPEAPLMSGAPHARLAAYSRPFTHMGVDYFGPMMYTLKPQTHLIVNQSAQDHFPSDPCPDDDPCHTGARPSL comes from the exons ATGGTGTTCGACCCTCTTGGGCTGATCAGCCACTTCCTGATGTTTCTCCGAAGCCTTTTACAGGAGATCTGGAGAGCATCCGTCGACTGGGACGAGCAAATCCACGATTGTCACTTTGATAAGTGGCTCGTATGGCTGCGGTTTCTTCCTCGTGTAGCGGACATCAAGATTCCTCGTTGCTACCGGACCGTCACGTCTGCAGAAGAAGGAACCATTGTCCAAATGCATACTTTTGTGGACGCCAGCGAGAACGGCTTCGCGGCAGTCGTCTACCTCCGTTTCCAGGAGGGAAATACAGTTGAGTGCACTCTAGCAGGAGCCAAAACCCGGGTGGCGCCGTTGAAGTTCCTCTCTATACCCCGATCCGAACTTCAAGCAGCAGTTATTGGGACCAGGTTAGCAGATTCTATCCAGGAGTCCCTCTCGATTAAGGTTCAAAGGCGATTCTTTTGGACTGATTCCCGGGACGTCATGTGCTGGCTACACTCGGATCATCGACGTTATAGTCAGTACGTAGGTGTTCGAATCAGCGAGGTCCTAGAAACCACGCCCCTACGAGATTGGCGGTGGGTTCCTACTAAATTGAACGTAGCTGACGATGGTAACAAATGGAAAGGTTCTCCTGACTTCAGCGCCTCTAGCCGGTGGTTGCATGGAcctgaatttcttcgggaaccgGAAGAGAAATGGCCTATCTCTCCTCAGCCCGTCAAAACCACTGTCACGGAGCTGCGTCCACATCTGCACCTCCATTTCCAGACCCTCGAGTCAATAATTGATACAAGCAGATTCAGTCGATGGCTTTGTCTACTGAAGACTACGGCGTATGTATTCAGAGCCATTAGAAACATGCTGCGAACTATACGGCAATCACCCAAAGCTTATGGACCGCTTTCTCGTGATGAGCTCATCATGGCCGAATCCTACCTGTACAAAATAGCCCAGAGATGTACGTATGAAGATGAGATAGCAATTCTATCTACAAAACAAGAACCCTCCTCAAAGGAAATCTCAAGAAGCAGTTCGTTGTACCGCCTCTGCCCGTTCATGGATGAAAAGGGAGTTCTGAGGATCCGCGGGCGTACCAGTGCCTGCCAATTCATCGACAACAGCATCGTTAATCCAATCATTTTACCTCGGGAGCACAGCGTCACAAAGCTCATCGTATTGGACGttcatcagagattcctgcatcaGAATCACGAAACCGCCATCAACGAGCTGAAACAACGCTACTATATTTCCCGTCTGAAAGCGATCTACAAATCGGTCCGGAACAACTGCCAAGTCTGTAAAAACGAACGAGCTTGTCCAGAGGCGCCACTGATGAGTGGCGCGCCGCATGCGCGCCTCGCAGCTTATAGTCGACCTTTCACCCACATGGGGGTGGACTACTTCGGCCCAATGATG TATACGCTTAAGCCTCAGACTCATTTGATTGTAAACCAATCTGCACAGGACCACTTTCCATCGGACCCGTGTCCCGACGATGACCCGTGTCATACCGGCGCGCGCCCATCGCTGTGA